A DNA window from bacterium contains the following coding sequences:
- a CDS encoding amino acid permease: protein MFRKKTLEACLAEAAGENRLRRVLTATGLTSLGVGAIIGTGIFVLTGIAAHDKTGPALILSFVVAGLACIFAALCYAEFASMVPIAGSAYTYAYATMGELFAWIIGWDLLLEYTVASATVAHGWSHYFQEFISIFGLEWPKILAKAPFDFDPAVGSFVMTGAVVDLPAVLAALVVTVLLVRGIKESATVNNVMVAVKLAVVLLVIVVGAFYVNPDNWTPFAPYGYTGISFFGNVIHGQSGAGGVPLGMLAGAAIIFFAYIGFDAVSTHAEEAKNPKKDIPRGIIWSLVLCTVLYIAVSAVITGMVPYDQINIDAPVAAAFDQAGLGWAHFLISIGAITGISSVLLVMMLSQPRVMLAMARDGLVSEKVFGAIHPRFRTPWVGTIINGLVVATLGGLLPLRVLAELVNIGTLLAFVMVCIAVLIMRYRHPEAERPFRAPFFPWIPIAGILTSLLLMMSLPVENWYRLAGWLLIGFCIYFLYGKTHSYIGRKQTA, encoded by the coding sequence CGAAGCCTGTCTGGCTGAAGCTGCCGGCGAAAACCGCCTGCGGCGCGTGCTGACCGCAACGGGCCTGACCAGCCTCGGTGTCGGCGCGATCATCGGCACCGGTATTTTTGTGCTTACGGGGATCGCCGCGCATGACAAGACAGGCCCCGCCTTGATTCTGTCGTTCGTCGTCGCGGGATTGGCCTGCATCTTCGCGGCGCTGTGTTACGCGGAGTTCGCTTCGATGGTGCCAATCGCCGGTTCGGCGTATACCTATGCCTATGCCACGATGGGCGAACTGTTCGCGTGGATCATCGGGTGGGATTTGCTGCTGGAATATACCGTGGCTTCCGCGACCGTGGCCCACGGCTGGTCGCACTACTTCCAGGAATTCATTTCGATTTTCGGATTGGAGTGGCCAAAGATCTTGGCCAAAGCGCCCTTCGATTTCGACCCCGCCGTCGGCAGTTTTGTCATGACCGGCGCGGTGGTGGATTTGCCGGCGGTGCTGGCCGCGCTTGTTGTGACAGTATTGCTGGTGCGCGGCATCAAAGAGAGCGCGACGGTCAACAACGTGATGGTCGCGGTGAAGCTGGCCGTGGTGCTGCTCGTGATTGTCGTCGGCGCATTTTACGTGAATCCTGATAACTGGACGCCGTTCGCGCCGTATGGATACACTGGCATCAGCTTCTTCGGGAATGTGATTCACGGCCAGTCGGGAGCGGGGGGCGTGCCGCTGGGCATGCTGGCCGGAGCCGCAATCATCTTCTTCGCGTATATCGGCTTCGACGCGGTTTCGACGCACGCCGAAGAAGCGAAGAATCCCAAAAAGGATATTCCGCGCGGCATTATCTGGTCGCTGGTCCTGTGCACGGTTCTTTATATCGCGGTTTCCGCCGTGATTACCGGAATGGTCCCTTATGACCAGATCAATATTGACGCACCGGTGGCCGCGGCCTTTGATCAGGCCGGATTGGGATGGGCGCACTTTCTGATTTCAATTGGCGCGATTACGGGAATTTCGTCGGTTCTGCTCGTGATGATGCTCTCGCAGCCGCGCGTGATGCTGGCCATGGCGCGTGACGGTCTGGTTTCCGAAAAAGTGTTCGGCGCAATTCATCCACGCTTCCGCACGCCGTGGGTAGGAACGATCATCAACGGCTTGGTAGTGGCCACTCTGGGTGGTCTGCTGCCGCTGCGTGTGCTGGCGGAGCTTGTGAATATCGGCACGCTGCTGGCTTTCGTGATGGTCTGCATTGCGGTCTTGATCATGCGCTACCGGCATCCCGAAGCCGAACGGCCGTTCCGCGCGCCGTTCTTTCCGTGGATACCGATCGCGGGAATTCTCACCAGTTTGCTGCTGATGATGTCGCTGCCGGTCGAGAATTGGTACCGGCTGGCCGGCTGGCTGCTGATCGGATTCTGCATCTACTTCCTGTACGGTAAGACGCACAGCTACATCGGCCGGAAGCAGACCGCGTGA
- a CDS encoding glycosyltransferase codes for MKKLKVSESMTDPQAAYLIAKRRGMDFVALTDSDTLDGYAQLAQHADVIPACETTVQFPEDGCPVRLLVYGLNDAQLAKLLAYRGNLYSVRDYLLAENLYHVVAQPLEPHDGKLSADHLERMLLLFDHYEARSGGRQMRTNLFAAAFLDALTPEYLDQLQRKWKIVPASERPWQKGQIGASNDYCAQYIGLTWTETPRVNNAAEFMLQLRARAGVPQGNHGSTIASAHSMYRVGSQLYAQKVLKREGDLQGILELILTRVLSPERPSRRQVVRTLIGSIKGLFKIRKAPSPIERKLISEIIRAYRALPKEDRLGGIERDDLPTFDARLYNMADRVLSDVSYRLLADAMKDFERGQIGGGLPLIAALLPIQSVMAPYLYSFDKLNRDRKLIAEVTQRVDGVLELPKKAPRKKVAWFSDTVTDVNGVSMTLQRMSEIAEKLDEDLQIICSVAESRAPQGSKFLNFPPVGEIAIPDYELQKLSVPPILRIVQYLESQDFDEYIISTPGPIGLIAMFCARLFKVPVRAIYHSDFPQHVRQITGDEGLEETTWKFMRWFYGLADAVYSPSDHYRKQLVEHGFNPRRLFIYTRGTDLDFYNPRHRDETFYQPHGISKRVIFVYTGRVSREKNLDVVIDAFLQDEVLQKKAALAIVGDGPYREELAARNLPPMIVFPGFVKGKQLAKAYASGDVFVFPSTTDTYGNSVLEAQASGLPSLVSNEGGPKEIILPGESGLVLPGYDVNAWRDAMRSLVESDDLRHRMAAAARARAATRDWTTAFREFWDEDPYPKADEAVRAVVIA; via the coding sequence TTGAAGAAGCTCAAGGTGTCCGAGTCCATGACCGATCCGCAGGCGGCCTATCTGATCGCCAAGCGGCGCGGAATGGATTTTGTCGCGCTGACGGACAGTGACACGCTGGACGGCTACGCACAGCTCGCGCAACACGCGGACGTGATTCCGGCGTGCGAAACGACCGTGCAATTCCCCGAAGACGGCTGCCCTGTGCGGCTGCTGGTGTATGGATTGAACGACGCGCAGTTGGCCAAGCTGTTGGCTTATCGCGGCAACCTCTACTCGGTGCGCGATTATCTGCTGGCCGAGAATCTCTACCACGTCGTCGCGCAACCGCTCGAACCGCACGACGGCAAGCTGTCCGCGGATCACCTCGAACGGATGCTGCTGCTGTTTGATCATTACGAGGCGCGCAGCGGCGGACGGCAAATGCGCACAAATCTGTTTGCGGCAGCGTTTCTCGATGCCCTGACGCCCGAATATCTTGACCAGTTGCAGCGCAAATGGAAGATTGTACCCGCGAGCGAACGTCCGTGGCAAAAGGGACAGATCGGCGCCTCGAACGACTATTGCGCGCAGTATATCGGCTTGACGTGGACGGAAACGCCGCGCGTCAACAATGCCGCGGAGTTTATGCTCCAGTTGCGCGCGCGCGCAGGAGTGCCGCAAGGCAATCACGGTTCGACGATTGCATCGGCGCATTCGATGTATCGCGTCGGCTCGCAGCTTTATGCGCAGAAAGTCCTGAAGCGCGAAGGCGACCTGCAGGGGATTCTCGAACTCATTCTGACGCGGGTGTTGTCGCCCGAACGCCCGTCCCGCCGACAGGTCGTGCGCACGCTGATTGGGAGCATCAAGGGTCTGTTCAAGATCCGCAAGGCGCCGTCGCCCATCGAGCGCAAGCTGATTTCTGAGATCATTCGCGCCTACCGCGCGCTTCCCAAGGAAGACCGGCTGGGCGGCATTGAACGCGATGATCTGCCGACGTTTGACGCGCGGCTTTACAATATGGCCGACCGCGTGCTGAGCGACGTGAGCTACCGACTGCTGGCCGACGCGATGAAAGATTTCGAACGCGGGCAGATCGGCGGCGGGTTACCGCTTATCGCCGCCCTGCTGCCGATTCAAAGCGTGATGGCGCCGTACCTCTATTCGTTCGACAAGCTCAATCGCGACCGCAAATTGATCGCGGAAGTGACTCAGCGCGTGGATGGCGTGCTGGAGCTGCCGAAAAAGGCGCCGCGCAAGAAGGTCGCGTGGTTTTCCGACACGGTGACCGACGTGAACGGCGTCTCGATGACGCTGCAGCGAATGTCGGAGATCGCCGAAAAACTCGACGAGGATTTGCAGATTATCTGTTCGGTCGCGGAATCGCGCGCGCCGCAGGGCAGCAAGTTCCTCAATTTTCCGCCCGTGGGTGAAATTGCGATTCCTGATTATGAATTGCAAAAACTCTCCGTGCCGCCGATCTTGCGCATCGTGCAATATCTCGAATCGCAGGATTTCGATGAGTATATCATCTCGACGCCGGGGCCGATTGGCTTGATCGCGATGTTTTGCGCGCGGCTGTTCAAGGTGCCGGTGCGCGCGATCTATCACAGCGACTTCCCCCAGCACGTGCGGCAGATCACGGGTGACGAAGGACTGGAAGAAACGACGTGGAAGTTCATGCGCTGGTTCTACGGACTGGCCGACGCGGTCTATTCGCCGTCGGACCACTACCGCAAACAGCTGGTCGAGCACGGCTTCAATCCGCGGCGGTTGTTCATCTACACTCGCGGTACCGATCTTGACTTCTATAATCCGCGGCATCGTGACGAGACGTTTTACCAGCCGCACGGCATTAGCAAACGCGTGATCTTCGTCTATACCGGCCGCGTTTCACGTGAAAAGAACCTCGACGTGGTGATTGACGCCTTCCTGCAGGACGAAGTCTTGCAAAAGAAGGCCGCGTTGGCGATTGTCGGCGACGGACCTTATCGCGAGGAGCTTGCCGCGCGCAATCTGCCGCCGATGATTGTCTTCCCTGGCTTTGTCAAAGGCAAGCAGTTGGCGAAGGCGTATGCGTCGGGTGACGTGTTTGTGTTCCCTTCGACGACGGACACCTACGGAAACTCGGTGTTGGAAGCGCAGGCGTCCGGTTTGCCGTCGCTGGTGTCTAATGAAGGCGGACCCAAAGAAATTATTTTACCCGGCGAAAGCGGACTTGTGCTGCCGGGTTATGACGTCAACGCGTGGCGCGATGCGATGCGTTCACTAGTGGAATCGGACGATCTCAGGCATCGTATGGCCGCGGCTGCGCGTGCGCGCGCCGCGACGCGTGATTGGACCACAGCTTTCCGCGAATTCTGGGATGAAGATCCGTATCCAAAGGCGGACGAAGCCGTGCGCGCGGTCGTCATTGCCTAA
- a CDS encoding amino acid permease, which yields MLVVGSMIGSGIFIVSADIARNVGSAGWLLVVWIVSGVMTLIPAVSYGELSGMYPQAGGQYVYLRNAYNPLIGFLYGWTFFLVIQCGTIAAVAVAFAKFTGVLIPWFSEKHILWQAGDFKLSAAQLLAVVQIAGLTLINLRGVHEGKTVQNLFTFAKIAVLLFVTALGLSFAANPDVIAQNWANAWTAMRTTVSDGGQISRQLLTGTDLWTAFGLASVGSLFALDAWNSSTFTAAETHNPVRTVGRSLAYGTGIVTLLYVTTNISYLAMLPVVGDPAATDALGRGMQFATSDRVATAAAETLFGGAAAALIAICVMVSTFGCNNGIVLTGARVYYAMAQHGLFFEQVGKLSKRNVPAVALIVQGVWASVLCLSGRYGDLLDYVTFAAMLFYVLTIFGIMRLRKSEPHAERPFRAPGYPYLQWLYIAFAVLFSLNLLINKPEYTWPGLIIVLLGVPVYFWWRRKSESA from the coding sequence ATGCTGGTCGTCGGTTCGATGATCGGCTCGGGAATTTTTATCGTCAGCGCTGACATTGCCCGCAACGTCGGCTCGGCGGGTTGGTTGTTGGTGGTCTGGATTGTCAGCGGCGTCATGACGCTCATTCCGGCCGTCAGCTACGGCGAATTGTCGGGGATGTATCCGCAGGCCGGTGGACAATATGTCTATTTACGCAACGCTTACAATCCGCTGATCGGATTTTTGTACGGCTGGACGTTCTTTCTGGTCATCCAGTGCGGCACGATTGCGGCGGTGGCGGTGGCGTTCGCGAAATTCACCGGCGTGCTGATTCCGTGGTTCTCGGAGAAACACATCCTGTGGCAGGCCGGTGACTTCAAACTGTCCGCCGCGCAGCTCCTGGCTGTGGTGCAGATTGCGGGCCTGACGTTGATCAACTTGCGCGGCGTGCATGAAGGTAAGACGGTTCAGAATCTGTTTACCTTCGCCAAGATTGCCGTGCTGCTGTTCGTGACGGCCCTCGGTTTGAGTTTCGCGGCCAACCCGGATGTGATCGCACAGAATTGGGCGAACGCGTGGACGGCCATGCGCACGACGGTGTCCGATGGCGGACAGATTTCGCGCCAACTGTTGACGGGCACGGATTTGTGGACGGCCTTTGGTCTGGCCTCGGTGGGCTCGCTGTTTGCGCTCGACGCGTGGAACAGTTCGACTTTTACGGCGGCCGAAACGCACAATCCGGTGCGCACAGTCGGGCGCAGCCTGGCCTACGGCACGGGAATCGTGACGCTGCTCTATGTGACGACAAACATATCTTACCTCGCGATGCTGCCCGTCGTCGGTGATCCGGCGGCGACCGATGCGCTGGGGCGCGGGATGCAGTTCGCGACGAGCGACCGCGTGGCGACGGCGGCGGCCGAAACGCTGTTCGGCGGCGCGGCGGCGGCGTTGATCGCGATCTGCGTGATGGTCTCGACGTTCGGCTGTAACAACGGCATCGTGCTCACGGGTGCGCGTGTATATTATGCGATGGCACAGCACGGCTTATTCTTCGAACAGGTCGGCAAACTCAGCAAGCGCAATGTGCCGGCGGTGGCACTGATCGTGCAAGGAGTATGGGCGTCGGTGCTGTGTCTGTCGGGAAGATACGGCGACCTACTCGACTATGTGACGTTTGCCGCGATGCTGTTTTATGTGCTGACGATCTTCGGCATCATGCGGCTGCGTAAATCGGAACCGCACGCCGAGCGGCCGTTCCGTGCACCGGGCTATCCGTACTTACAGTGGCTGTACATCGCGTTCGCGGTGTTGTTCTCACTCAATCTGCTGATCAACAAACCGGAGTATACCTGGCCGGGCTTGATCATCGTGCTGTTGGGTGTGCCGGTCTATTTTTGGTGGCGACGCAAGAGTGAATCCGCTTGA
- a CDS encoding response regulator codes for MNSYGWNVSEQRVPIDILLIEDRDEAIEMVEGAIQETRLRNRMVVARSQLEALHYLRHTTALGPQDADAGLNKPGLILLDINMDKQQGFDVLHEIRTDPRLMTIPVVVLTDNLAESDLAYTISHGVTGYFLKPMDPAQLRKVVRDVEDHWNLLWNAPCAN; via the coding sequence ATGAACAGCTATGGGTGGAACGTGTCCGAACAGCGTGTGCCGATAGACATACTGCTGATCGAAGACCGGGATGAAGCCATCGAAATGGTGGAAGGAGCGATTCAGGAGACGCGTCTCCGCAATCGCATGGTGGTCGCGCGTTCGCAGCTTGAAGCGCTCCACTACTTGCGGCATACGACAGCGCTCGGGCCGCAGGACGCCGACGCGGGCTTGAACAAACCGGGCTTGATCTTGCTCGACATTAACATGGATAAGCAGCAAGGGTTCGATGTGCTGCACGAAATTCGCACGGACCCGCGCTTGATGACAATTCCCGTGGTGGTTCTGACCGACAACTTGGCGGAATCAGACCTTGCTTACACGATCTCGCACGGCGTGACGGGTTACTTCCTGAAACCGATGGACCCCGCTCAACTACGCAAAGTCGTGCGCGACGTGGAAGACCACTGGAACCTGCTGTGGAACGCACCCTGCGCCAATTGA
- the sthA gene encoding Si-specific NAD(P)(+) transhydrogenase, whose protein sequence is MSSQKYDLVVLGSGPGGQRAAIASAKLGRNVAIVERMRELGGVCVATGTIPSKTMREAAIHLSGIQERAFYGSAYRNKEHITADDLRHRTQMVMMREWEVIRNQLTRNNVTIVVGEGRFVDAHTIAVEHHGEVQELYGENIVIAVGTRPYMPPGIEHDGLTILNADSILDVRQIPRSLTCIGGGVIGLEYASIFAALGVHVTVIDQAASLLNFVDTEIVDALIYQLRQLNVVFRLGEKVEDVKIDRTGETPRAVTKLASGKIVVSDAALYSAGRQANADLISADKAGIEVDNRGRVKVNSRCCTNLDHIYAVGDVIGFPALASTSMEQGRMVALDLCGVRDDRQVADIYPYGIYTIPEISTVGATEALLTQESIPYEIGVARYREIARGHILGDETGVVKLIVAQQSRRLLGVHAIGTGATELIHIGQAVIAHNGTIDYLINAVFNYPTLAECYKVAALDASNRLAALNAVKKPVPAPAS, encoded by the coding sequence ATGTCATCACAAAAGTACGATTTAGTTGTTCTCGGCAGCGGCCCCGGCGGTCAGCGCGCCGCCATCGCTTCCGCAAAATTGGGCCGCAATGTCGCCATCGTGGAGCGCATGCGCGAGTTGGGCGGCGTCTGCGTGGCCACGGGAACAATCCCCTCTAAGACGATGCGCGAAGCCGCGATTCACTTAAGCGGAATTCAGGAACGCGCCTTTTATGGATCCGCCTATCGCAACAAGGAACACATCACCGCCGACGACCTGCGGCATCGCACTCAGATGGTGATGATGCGCGAATGGGAGGTCATTCGCAATCAATTGACGCGCAACAACGTGACCATCGTGGTCGGCGAAGGGCGATTCGTGGATGCGCATACGATCGCCGTCGAGCATCACGGCGAAGTACAAGAGCTGTACGGTGAGAACATCGTGATTGCCGTCGGCACGCGTCCGTACATGCCGCCGGGCATTGAGCATGACGGCCTGACGATACTCAACGCGGACTCAATTCTCGACGTGCGCCAGATTCCGCGTTCGCTGACCTGTATCGGCGGCGGAGTCATCGGGCTGGAGTATGCGAGCATCTTCGCGGCGCTGGGTGTGCATGTCACGGTGATAGACCAGGCCGCTTCGCTCTTGAACTTTGTGGACACCGAAATCGTGGACGCACTGATCTATCAATTGCGGCAGTTGAACGTGGTCTTCCGGCTCGGCGAAAAAGTCGAAGACGTCAAAATTGACCGCACGGGTGAAACGCCGCGCGCCGTCACGAAGCTCGCGTCCGGCAAGATCGTCGTCTCGGACGCCGCGCTCTATTCCGCCGGCCGCCAAGCCAATGCCGACCTGATCTCCGCTGATAAGGCCGGCATCGAAGTGGACAATCGGGGCCGGGTCAAAGTGAATTCACGCTGCTGCACCAACCTCGACCATATCTACGCGGTCGGGGATGTCATCGGCTTTCCCGCGCTGGCCAGCACGTCCATGGAACAGGGCCGCATGGTCGCTCTCGATTTGTGCGGAGTGCGCGACGATCGGCAGGTGGCCGATATCTATCCGTACGGCATTTACACGATTCCCGAAATCTCCACCGTCGGCGCGACGGAAGCACTTCTGACGCAGGAGTCTATTCCCTATGAGATCGGGGTCGCGCGCTATCGCGAAATCGCACGCGGGCACATTCTCGGCGACGAAACCGGCGTCGTCAAACTCATCGTGGCCCAACAGTCGCGCCGTCTGCTCGGCGTGCACGCGATCGGCACGGGCGCGACTGAACTGATTCACATCGGCCAGGCGGTGATCGCGCATAACGGCACGATTGATTATCTCATCAACGCGGTCTTCAACTACCCGACCTTAGCCGAGTGCTACAAGGTCGCGGCGCTCGACGCCTCAAACCGATTGGCCGCTTTGAACGCGGTCAAGAAACCCGTACCGGCTCCCGCCTCGTAG
- a CDS encoding class I SAM-dependent methyltransferase — MPVIEHARKARPDGYTSDNHRKWEFNNSLYQKHLELYLDHMYKLLTFTGAQNVLDAGCGEGIVYRSMVERGYKGKWTGFDFSAEAIEFAKIASPEADWHVGSAYEVPFKDEQFDVVFCSQVLEHLPNPEKALAELDRVAEHWLLISVPYEPVFRTLTWISIKLGLGGDPGHVNHWRPADFRRFLRRAGKLHAWERTTVYQIGLVDVRPKHHTKPV; from the coding sequence TTGCCCGTAATTGAACACGCGCGAAAAGCGCGCCCCGATGGCTACACTTCCGATAATCACCGGAAGTGGGAGTTTAACAACTCGCTTTATCAGAAGCACCTCGAGCTCTATCTCGACCACATGTACAAGCTGCTGACTTTCACCGGCGCGCAGAATGTGCTGGACGCGGGCTGCGGCGAGGGCATCGTCTATCGCTCCATGGTCGAACGCGGCTATAAAGGCAAGTGGACCGGATTCGATTTCAGCGCCGAAGCGATTGAGTTCGCAAAGATCGCGTCGCCCGAAGCCGATTGGCACGTTGGCAGCGCGTATGAAGTGCCGTTCAAGGACGAACAGTTTGATGTCGTGTTCTGCTCGCAGGTGCTGGAACACTTGCCTAATCCCGAGAAGGCTCTGGCGGAACTCGACCGCGTCGCCGAGCACTGGCTGTTGATTTCCGTGCCGTACGAGCCGGTGTTCCGCACGTTGACGTGGATTTCCATTAAGCTCGGACTGGGCGGCGACCCGGGTCACGTCAATCACTGGCGACCGGCCGACTTTCGCAGATTCTTGCGCCGTGCCGGAAAACTGCACGCGTGGGAGCGCACAACCGTCTATCAGATCGGCCTGGTGGATGTGCGACCGAAGCATCACACGAAGCCAGTTTGA